The following are encoded together in the Carboxydothermus pertinax genome:
- a CDS encoding GGDEF domain-containing protein, protein MPKTIKYRLIFFLTLTTVIVGVISFGFTHYREIKVAEDLGLNASRGMAKLYEEKLDNLDEYAFEDIWWSYDLAEGLLKGLPYNDYYREIENNIIKRMTAKKGFIQVLDLKGNSIYSQGIKISPTYFRYLINKPTMMGSISGFYEIEDLFGKKHVAYLRAEQVLNEAGKTLGVIVVGYSLEENQVLFSELFAKDLQKQKFAPGLILYWKDRPLWHFGDVKKELLLQEKLKKLPREELLSEIQVIDGKKYFVSYLPVASQGPERFLTLGVFIAADSLVRPYIINFWQGLILYVVLLGLLVVLGIYGIINRQLEKPLNELMEVIIEWIEGKDRDFAEYQQKYPEYKKLFTRIYELKTTKEKIANQWYRLAEGVYNLGEAANDGDLVKELIFHIKAQVEVKGIKIILKNLESNEDFTIYEEGQVVADLPAFCLENDDPLNFVQECQEDTCCYPITLGREKLGFIIIAAKEEKITAEVREFLSNLILMSGPLIKLYLLKTHLAEISKRDPLTKAFNRRFLEDAILENRDCNYSLIFIDIDKFKEINDTYGHSVGDMVLIELTKKIRENLRSQDQVIRMGGDEILIYLPNTTLELAREIANRVMELIRKHKFEVTKDNTKVAFPISASMGIGSCKEGESFGELLARVDRALYRAKEEGRNLIVVAED, encoded by the coding sequence ATGCCGAAAACGATTAAATACCGTTTAATTTTCTTTTTAACCCTGACCACGGTAATTGTAGGAGTTATAAGTTTTGGGTTTACCCACTACCGTGAAATAAAAGTAGCGGAAGATTTGGGTCTAAATGCCTCACGGGGAATGGCTAAATTATATGAAGAAAAATTAGATAATTTAGATGAATACGCCTTTGAGGATATCTGGTGGAGTTATGATTTAGCCGAGGGCCTGTTAAAAGGCTTACCTTATAATGACTACTACCGGGAGATAGAAAACAATATTATTAAACGTATGACAGCCAAAAAAGGCTTTATTCAAGTTTTGGATTTAAAAGGGAACAGCATTTACAGCCAGGGGATAAAAATTTCGCCTACTTATTTTAGATATCTTATAAATAAGCCTACCATGATGGGCAGTATTTCTGGATTTTATGAAATAGAGGACCTTTTTGGCAAAAAGCATGTAGCCTATCTAAGGGCCGAGCAAGTTCTAAATGAAGCGGGAAAAACTTTGGGGGTAATTGTAGTTGGTTATAGTTTGGAAGAAAATCAAGTTCTTTTTTCGGAGTTATTTGCCAAAGATTTGCAAAAGCAAAAATTCGCGCCAGGCTTAATTTTGTACTGGAAAGACAGGCCTTTATGGCATTTTGGTGATGTTAAAAAAGAACTTTTATTACAGGAGAAGCTAAAGAAACTTCCGAGGGAAGAGTTACTGTCGGAAATTCAGGTTATTGATGGCAAAAAGTATTTTGTTTCTTATCTGCCTGTTGCTAGTCAAGGACCGGAGCGCTTTCTTACTTTGGGTGTATTTATAGCTGCTGACTCGCTGGTTAGACCTTATATCATAAACTTTTGGCAAGGGCTAATCCTTTATGTTGTTCTTTTGGGTTTATTGGTTGTGCTTGGGATTTATGGAATTATCAATCGGCAATTAGAAAAGCCCTTAAATGAGCTTATGGAAGTAATTATTGAATGGATTGAAGGCAAAGACCGGGATTTTGCTGAGTACCAGCAAAAGTATCCAGAATATAAAAAGCTTTTTACACGAATTTACGAGCTAAAAACCACCAAAGAAAAAATTGCCAATCAGTGGTACCGGCTGGCCGAGGGAGTTTATAATTTAGGTGAAGCGGCTAATGATGGCGATTTGGTTAAAGAGTTGATTTTTCATATAAAAGCGCAGGTTGAAGTAAAAGGAATAAAAATAATTTTAAAAAATTTAGAAAGCAATGAGGATTTTACAATTTATGAAGAAGGCCAAGTGGTTGCCGATTTACCGGCCTTTTGTCTGGAAAATGATGATCCTTTAAACTTTGTCCAGGAATGTCAAGAGGATACCTGTTGTTATCCTATTACCCTTGGGAGGGAAAAATTAGGATTTATTATAATTGCAGCCAAAGAGGAAAAAATTACTGCTGAGGTTCGGGAATTTCTAAGTAACTTAATTTTAATGAGTGGGCCATTAATTAAACTTTACCTTTTAAAAACCCACTTAGCGGAAATTTCGAAAAGAGATCCATTAACAAAGGCCTTTAACCGAAGGTTCTTAGAAGATGCGATTCTGGAAAATAGGGATTGCAACTACTCCCTTATTTTTATCGATATTGATAAATTTAAAGAAATTAACGATACTTACGGGCATAGTGTTGGCGATATGGTTTTAATTGAACTTACGAAAAAGATTCGGGAGAATTTAAGAAGTCAGGATCAAGTAATCCGGATGGGTGGAGATGAAATTTTAATTTACCTTCCTAATACTACTCTTGAGCTTGCCCGGGAAATAGCCAACCGGGTGATGGAATTAATAAGAAAGCATAAATTTGAAGTTACCAAAGATAATACAAAAGTTGCCTTTCCTATTTCGGCCAGTATGGGCATTGGAAGTTGCAAGGAGGGGGAAAGTTTTGGTGAACTTTTAGCCCGAGTAGATAGAGCTTTATACCGGGCCAAAGAAGAGGGAAGAAACCTAATTGTGGTAGCAGAGGATTAA
- the glnA gene encoding type I glutamate--ammonia ligase, with the protein MSYTKNDIMDMVREQNVKFIRLQFTDIFGVLKNVAIPVEQLEKALNNEIMFDGSSIEGFVRIEESDMYLYPDLNTFAVFPWRPRNGAVARLICDVYNPDGTPFEGDPRYVLKKVLAEAKELGYTMYVGPELEFFLFQVDAEGKPTLVTHDNAGYFDLSPVDLGENARRDMVLALEQMGYEVEASHHEVAPGQHEIDFKYSDALDVADKIVTFKIVVRSIAQRHGLHATFMPKPLFGVNGSGMHTNQSLFKNGVNAFYDPSGELQLSETAYYYIGGIMKHIKAITALANPLVNSYKRLVPGYEAPVYIAWSDRNRSSLIRIPAKRGASTRIELRSPDPGANPYLALAVMLKAGLDGIKNKIKPPAPVNQSLFKMTAEERRAIGVDTLPGSLKEAIDYLLEDKVIQEALGKHVFEKFVEAKLKEWDEYRVQVHDWEVKKYLTVF; encoded by the coding sequence ATGAGTTATACTAAAAATGATATTATGGATATGGTACGGGAGCAAAATGTTAAATTTATCAGGCTTCAGTTCACCGACATTTTTGGGGTTTTAAAAAATGTGGCCATTCCGGTTGAGCAGTTAGAAAAAGCCCTTAACAATGAAATTATGTTTGATGGTTCAAGTATCGAAGGATTTGTGCGGATTGAAGAATCGGATATGTACTTATACCCGGACCTCAATACTTTTGCGGTATTTCCCTGGCGGCCGCGAAATGGTGCCGTGGCTCGGCTTATTTGCGATGTCTATAACCCCGATGGTACTCCTTTTGAAGGAGACCCCCGTTATGTCTTGAAAAAAGTATTGGCTGAAGCCAAAGAGCTTGGTTATACCATGTATGTAGGACCAGAACTGGAATTTTTCCTTTTCCAGGTAGATGCTGAAGGAAAACCAACTTTAGTGACCCACGATAATGCCGGCTATTTTGACTTAAGTCCGGTAGACTTGGGAGAAAATGCCCGGCGGGACATGGTGCTTGCTTTAGAACAAATGGGCTATGAAGTAGAAGCATCCCATCACGAAGTAGCTCCCGGTCAGCACGAAATTGACTTTAAGTATTCCGACGCTTTAGATGTGGCGGATAAAATTGTAACTTTTAAAATTGTGGTGCGCTCTATTGCTCAAAGGCACGGACTTCATGCCACTTTTATGCCAAAGCCTTTATTTGGGGTAAATGGCTCGGGAATGCATACCAACCAGTCGCTGTTTAAAAACGGAGTAAATGCTTTTTACGACCCCAGCGGGGAATTGCAGCTTTCCGAAACTGCTTACTACTACATTGGCGGGATTATGAAACATATTAAAGCAATTACTGCTCTTGCCAACCCTCTGGTAAACTCCTATAAGCGGTTGGTACCGGGATATGAAGCTCCAGTTTATATTGCTTGGTCCGATAGAAATCGAAGTTCGCTAATCCGGATTCCGGCTAAAAGAGGAGCATCCACTCGCATTGAATTAAGAAGTCCGGATCCCGGGGCAAACCCGTATTTAGCGCTGGCTGTGATGTTAAAAGCTGGTCTGGATGGCATTAAAAATAAAATTAAACCACCGGCGCCAGTAAATCAAAGCCTTTTTAAAATGACTGCCGAGGAACGGCGTGCCATTGGAGTTGATACTCTGCCCGGTAGCTTGAAAGAAGCGATTGATTATCTCTTAGAAGATAAAGTTATCCAGGAAGCTTTAGGCAAGCACGTATTTGAGAAGTTTGTGGAAGCTAAGTTAAAAGAGTGGGATGAATACCGGGTTCAGGTTCATGACTGGGAGGTAAAAAAATATCTCACCGTTTTTTAA
- a CDS encoding class II glutamine amidotransferase produces the protein MDRAFERIPSGCAISGIMNVSGKRISGEKIITSISLMHDRSNGLGGGFAAYGIYPEFADHYAFHLMYQSERGRTLTEEFLNKHFIIERGEPIPTRPHPEITDPPLLWRYFLKAPEERLYKNHEPMDERDYVVEKVMFINDNIPDSYVASSGKNMGAFKGVGYPEDIGRFFRLEEYEGYLWTAHGRFPTNTPGWWGGAHPFTLLDWSVVHNGEISSYGINKRYLEMFGYKCTLMTDTEVVAYAVDLLHRRHGLPLEIVAKVLAAPFWKDIEKMEEEDKRLYTTLRQVYGPSLLNGPFSIIVANNKVMMGLNDRIKLRPMVWGRRGDFYYMASEESAIYEIEPSLDEVHVAKGGEPVIVRLKEGEQNG, from the coding sequence ATGGACCGGGCTTTTGAGCGAATTCCCTCCGGATGTGCGATAAGCGGTATCATGAATGTTTCTGGTAAGCGGATTTCGGGAGAGAAAATTATTACTTCAATTTCACTGATGCATGACCGGAGTAACGGTTTAGGTGGAGGTTTTGCCGCTTATGGTATTTATCCGGAGTTTGCAGACCATTATGCCTTTCATTTAATGTACCAGTCGGAACGGGGCAGAACTTTAACCGAGGAATTTTTAAACAAGCACTTTATTATTGAACGGGGAGAACCGATTCCCACCCGGCCGCATCCGGAAATTACCGATCCTCCGCTTTTATGGCGGTATTTCTTAAAGGCACCGGAAGAACGTCTCTATAAAAATCATGAACCGATGGATGAACGGGATTATGTGGTAGAAAAAGTGATGTTTATAAATGATAATATACCCGATAGCTATGTGGCTTCCTCCGGAAAAAACATGGGGGCTTTTAAAGGGGTGGGTTATCCTGAAGACATTGGTCGCTTTTTCCGGCTGGAAGAGTATGAGGGTTATCTTTGGACGGCCCATGGTCGCTTTCCTACCAACACCCCCGGCTGGTGGGGTGGAGCGCATCCCTTCACCCTGCTGGACTGGTCGGTGGTGCACAATGGTGAAATCTCTTCTTATGGCATAAATAAGCGGTATCTCGAGATGTTTGGCTATAAATGTACCTTAATGACCGATACCGAAGTAGTAGCGTATGCGGTGGATTTATTGCACCGCAGGCATGGATTACCTTTAGAAATTGTAGCAAAGGTCTTAGCGGCACCGTTCTGGAAAGATATTGAGAAAATGGAAGAAGAGGATAAGCGGCTTTATACCACTTTGCGCCAGGTATATGGTCCTTCCCTTTTAAATGGTCCCTTTAGCATAATTGTCGCCAATAATAAGGTCATGATGGGCTTAAACGACCGGATTAAGCTACGACCGATGGTCTGGGGGCGACGGGGTGATTTTTATTATATGGCTTCTGAAGAAAGTGCCATTTACGAAATAGAACCGTCTTTAGACGAAGTTCATGTAGCCAAAGGCGGTGAGCCGGTAATAGTCCGGCTAAAGGAGGGTGAACAAAATGGCTAA
- a CDS encoding cyclase family protein, with amino-acid sequence MAKIIDLSQEIYQGMPVFPLHLTTYIFQNITHEESIKKIGFPFATRNLLINEHGPTHSDAVYEYNPEGPTIDTMPLEYFLGPAICLDVSHVPYERYIEIYDLEGALRKHGLTIERGDIVLLYTAHYNRNYGTEKWLTTYSGLSYAAAEWLVQKGVVNIGVDAPAIDHPDDPNYSGHAVCAKYGLTNTENLANLDKVVGKRFLYIGLPLKIRKGTGSPIRAVALLNE; translated from the coding sequence ATGGCAAAGATAATTGATTTATCCCAGGAAATTTACCAGGGGATGCCGGTTTTTCCTTTGCACTTAACAACTTATATTTTTCAAAACATTACCCATGAGGAGAGCATAAAAAAAATAGGCTTTCCCTTTGCGACCAGAAACTTACTTATCAATGAACACGGTCCAACCCACTCGGATGCGGTTTATGAGTATAATCCTGAGGGTCCAACTATCGATACAATGCCTTTAGAATATTTTTTAGGACCGGCAATTTGCCTTGATGTTTCCCATGTTCCCTATGAACGGTATATTGAAATTTATGATTTAGAAGGGGCTTTAAGAAAACATGGACTTACCATTGAACGGGGAGATATTGTCCTTTTATACACAGCCCACTACAACCGAAACTACGGCACCGAAAAATGGCTTACTACCTATTCCGGTTTGAGCTATGCGGCAGCGGAGTGGCTGGTGCAGAAAGGGGTGGTAAATATCGGAGTAGATGCTCCGGCCATCGACCATCCCGATGATCCCAACTACTCGGGACATGCGGTTTGTGCTAAATATGGCTTAACGAATACCGAAAACTTAGCTAATCTCGATAAAGTGGTTGGAAAGCGCTTTTTGTATATTGGCCTTCCTTTAAAAATCCGGAAAGGTACCGGTTCCCCGATTCGGGCGGTAGCTCTTTTAAATGAATAG
- a CDS encoding ANTAR domain-containing response regulator: MFGATVIIASADSNFRNLTKAAVKNLDYIVVGECVDGPSALKMARNFQPDMFIIDDYLTGVPGREIAKILSYDRQCAVVLAMEFEIDKLDEFLGEMGVVGIVLKPLEEEQLIMTVQVTEHNFQRIKDLEKEIEDLKDALETRKLVEKAKGILMESLGISEKEAFRKIQKQSMDKRISMRAVAEAIILAFEVNEKK, translated from the coding sequence ATGTTTGGTGCAACAGTGATTATTGCTTCCGCGGATAGCAACTTTCGTAATTTAACCAAGGCTGCGGTTAAAAACCTCGACTACATTGTAGTAGGCGAGTGTGTCGATGGCCCTTCGGCTTTAAAAATGGCTAGAAATTTTCAGCCGGATATGTTTATTATTGATGATTATTTAACAGGGGTCCCCGGGCGAGAAATTGCCAAAATATTATCTTATGACCGCCAGTGTGCGGTAGTATTAGCTATGGAATTTGAAATTGATAAATTAGATGAGTTTTTAGGCGAAATGGGAGTAGTGGGGATTGTCTTAAAACCATTGGAAGAGGAACAACTTATTATGACGGTCCAGGTAACCGAACATAATTTCCAGCGAATTAAAGATCTCGAAAAAGAAATAGAAGACCTAAAAGATGCCTTAGAGACTAGAAAACTTGTGGAGAAAGCCAAAGGAATATTAATGGAAAGCCTGGGCATTTCCGAAAAAGAAGCTTTTCGGAAGATTCAAAAGCAAAGTATGGATAAGCGAATTTCCATGCGGGCAGTGGCCGAGGCGATTATCCTGGCTTTTGAAGTTAATGAAAAAAAGTAA
- the sdaAA gene encoding L-serine ammonia-lyase, iron-sulfur-dependent, subunit alpha, which produces MFIESVEQLIKEAKKLGQTLGKTAVILEAKEREVPEEELIATMQKRLLVMKEAISEGLTGKPSVGGLAGGQAVKYKKRLDEGKNLASGVFGKAITYALAVSEANASMGLIVAAPTAGSAGVLPGVLLSLMEEYGLSEEKVVEGLYAAGAVGLVIAHKASLSGAQGGCQAECGSAAAMAAVAAVELMGGTPEQAAMAGAIALKGMLGLVCDPVAGLVEVPCVKRNVAAAVQALAAADMALAGITSAISFDEVIGAMGEIGRELPLSLKETALGGLAATPTGKALAAQIFQRKEENDGKDN; this is translated from the coding sequence ATGTTTATTGAGTCGGTAGAGCAATTAATTAAAGAAGCAAAAAAGCTTGGGCAAACTCTTGGAAAAACGGCGGTCATTTTAGAAGCCAAGGAACGGGAAGTTCCGGAGGAAGAATTAATAGCTACCATGCAAAAAAGGCTTTTAGTGATGAAAGAGGCAATTTCGGAAGGACTTACCGGAAAACCTTCGGTAGGAGGGTTGGCGGGAGGCCAGGCAGTTAAATATAAAAAACGGCTGGATGAGGGGAAAAATTTAGCCTCGGGAGTCTTTGGTAAAGCAATTACCTATGCTTTAGCTGTAAGTGAGGCCAATGCCTCCATGGGTTTAATTGTGGCGGCGCCTACGGCAGGTTCTGCAGGGGTTTTACCGGGTGTGCTTTTAAGTTTAATGGAGGAGTATGGTCTAAGCGAGGAAAAAGTGGTGGAAGGATTATATGCTGCGGGTGCTGTGGGCTTAGTTATTGCCCACAAGGCTTCTCTTTCCGGAGCTCAGGGAGGCTGTCAAGCGGAATGTGGTTCGGCGGCGGCGATGGCCGCGGTTGCTGCCGTTGAATTAATGGGTGGAACTCCGGAGCAGGCAGCTATGGCTGGGGCAATTGCCTTAAAAGGTATGCTGGGCTTGGTGTGTGATCCTGTGGCAGGACTGGTGGAAGTTCCTTGCGTTAAGCGTAATGTTGCGGCTGCAGTACAAGCTTTGGCGGCAGCGGATATGGCTTTGGCGGGGATAACCTCGGCAATTTCCTTTGATGAAGTGATTGGGGCGATGGGGGAAATTGGGAGGGAGCTCCCCTTATCTTTAAAGGAAACTGCCCTTGGTGGGCTTGCGGCAACTCCTACGGGAAAAGCCCTGGCGGCTCAAATATTCCAGCGAAAGGAGGAAAATGATGGCAAAGATAATTGA
- the ade gene encoding adenine deaminase codes for MKPVKDLVEVALGTKTADLVLKNANVFNSFTGEFFTGDVAVVSGYIAGIGDYSGKEEIDLQGAYVTPGFIDGHVHIESSMVSPAEFARALVPMGTLTAVVDPHEIANVTGTAGIRYMLNASENLPINIYVMLPSCVPATPLETAGATLTAKELAQFINHPRVLGLGELMDYPGVLTASEEMLKKLAVANEKLIDGHAPGITGKELTAYIAAGVTSEHECTTAEEARERLAYGMYLMLREGSATKNLLDLLPVVNRYTASRCLFVTDDRHPEDLIKLGSINHMVKLAVEAGADLATILQMATINAANYFRLYDLGAVAPGYRADLLVFADLGEFRPKLVFKDGKLVAKEGKPLFSGYPVADREVRNTMRLKEIKPEKLKIPASSNKARVIGLVPRQIVTKKLELELPVEGGYFKIVPEKDIIKLAVFERHNYTGNVGVGLIHGLGLKKGAIASTVAHDSHNLVVAGINDDDIVLAVEELQRIGGGLTVVADGKVLGSLPLPIAGLMSDRALNEVQEELEKLHRLVRSLGVYDDYDPFMTLAFLSLPVIPELKLTDLGLVDVGTFSLVPVSL; via the coding sequence ATGAAGCCGGTTAAAGATTTGGTGGAAGTAGCTTTAGGTACCAAAACTGCGGATTTGGTTTTAAAAAATGCTAACGTTTTTAATAGTTTTACGGGAGAATTTTTTACTGGCGATGTAGCTGTGGTTTCCGGCTACATCGCCGGGATTGGGGATTACTCGGGAAAAGAAGAAATAGATCTTCAAGGTGCCTATGTTACGCCGGGGTTTATAGATGGACATGTGCATATTGAAAGTTCCATGGTTTCTCCCGCTGAATTTGCCCGGGCCCTGGTGCCGATGGGGACTCTAACGGCAGTGGTCGATCCCCATGAAATTGCCAATGTTACTGGAACTGCGGGAATTAGGTATATGCTTAATGCCAGTGAAAATTTGCCGATAAATATTTATGTAATGTTACCCTCCTGCGTGCCGGCAACTCCCCTGGAAACAGCTGGAGCAACCTTAACCGCTAAGGAATTGGCCCAGTTCATAAATCACCCCCGGGTGTTAGGCTTAGGAGAGCTGATGGATTACCCAGGGGTTTTAACTGCTTCTGAAGAAATGCTGAAAAAATTAGCGGTTGCCAATGAAAAGCTAATTGATGGCCATGCCCCGGGAATTACCGGGAAGGAGCTCACTGCTTATATTGCCGCGGGCGTAACCTCGGAACATGAGTGTACTACTGCTGAGGAAGCCCGGGAACGATTGGCTTACGGGATGTATTTAATGTTGCGCGAAGGCTCGGCAACGAAGAATTTATTAGATCTTTTACCGGTGGTTAACCGTTATACCGCTTCCCGCTGCTTGTTTGTTACTGATGATCGGCACCCGGAGGATTTAATTAAACTTGGTTCAATAAATCATATGGTTAAATTAGCGGTAGAAGCAGGGGCGGATTTGGCGACAATTCTCCAAATGGCTACCATAAATGCTGCTAATTACTTTAGGCTTTATGATTTAGGGGCAGTAGCTCCCGGTTACCGGGCTGATTTACTGGTTTTTGCTGATTTAGGGGAGTTTCGGCCAAAGTTAGTGTTTAAAGACGGCAAGTTAGTGGCCAAAGAAGGCAAGCCCCTTTTTAGCGGCTACCCGGTGGCTGACCGGGAAGTACGGAACACCATGCGGTTAAAGGAAATTAAGCCGGAAAAACTAAAAATACCGGCTAGCTCCAATAAGGCCCGGGTAATTGGGCTTGTGCCCCGCCAGATTGTAACCAAAAAACTGGAGCTGGAATTGCCGGTAGAAGGAGGGTACTTTAAAATCGTCCCTGAAAAAGATATCATAAAACTTGCAGTATTTGAACGGCATAATTATACTGGCAATGTAGGGGTTGGATTAATTCACGGTCTTGGACTTAAAAAGGGAGCAATTGCCTCTACGGTAGCCCATGATTCTCATAATTTAGTGGTGGCGGGTATTAACGATGACGATATTGTCCTGGCGGTAGAGGAACTACAGCGAATTGGGGGAGGGCTTACGGTAGTGGCTGATGGTAAGGTTTTAGGGAGCCTACCTTTACCGATTGCCGGTTTAATGTCTGACCGTGCCCTTAATGAAGTCCAGGAAGAACTGGAAAAACTTCACCGGTTGGTTAGAAGCCTTGGAGTTTATGACGATTACGATCCTTTTATGACCTTGGCCTTTTTAAGTCTGCCGGTTATTCCGGAGCTTAAACTTACCGACTTAGGACTGGTGGATGTGGGAACCTTTTCTTTAGTACCGGTCTCCCTTTAG
- a CDS encoding 5'-deoxyadenosine deaminase, giving the protein MSILIKNGTIVTMNANRDIFQGDLYIEGNTIKQIGPSLSVTADKVIDATSKVVIPGLIQTHIHLCQTLFRGQADDLELLDWLKLRIWPLEGGHDPESLYYSAMLGIGELFKGGTTAIVDMATVNHTDSNFQAIYDGGIRAISGKCMMDYGTEVPKTMQDTTENALNESVRLLEKWHGRDNGRIMYAFTPRFAVSCTDDLLREVVKLAGRYKVRIHTHASENKGEVEFVLQDRGMRNVLYLEKLGMTAPNLILAHCIHLDEQEMKVLAESKTKIAHCPSSNLKLASGIAKIPELLDLGAEVSIAADGAPCNNNLDAFIEMRMAALIQKPFYGPTSMPAHKVFEMATIGGARAMGLENQIGSLEVGKKADVVIVDLDEMRTTPNEGVNIYTQLVYQAQSSNVLTTIVDGKIVMENRMLKTMDEAEVRRKANESLKRVANRVGVSLA; this is encoded by the coding sequence ATGTCAATTTTAATTAAAAATGGCACTATCGTAACAATGAACGCTAACCGCGATATATTCCAAGGGGATCTTTACATTGAAGGCAATACTATAAAGCAAATTGGCCCATCTTTAAGCGTCACTGCAGATAAAGTAATTGATGCTACCAGCAAAGTGGTAATTCCAGGCTTGATCCAAACGCACATCCACCTTTGTCAAACCCTCTTTAGGGGACAGGCTGATGATTTGGAACTTTTAGACTGGTTAAAGCTTAGAATCTGGCCCTTAGAAGGAGGCCACGACCCCGAATCCCTTTACTATTCGGCGATGTTAGGTATTGGCGAACTGTTTAAAGGTGGTACCACCGCTATTGTTGACATGGCAACGGTAAACCATACCGATTCTAACTTCCAGGCAATTTATGATGGCGGTATCCGGGCGATTTCCGGGAAATGCATGATGGACTACGGCACTGAGGTGCCCAAAACGATGCAGGATACTACCGAAAATGCCCTTAATGAAAGTGTGCGGCTTTTAGAAAAGTGGCATGGCAGAGATAATGGGCGCATCATGTATGCTTTTACTCCCCGTTTTGCGGTATCGTGTACCGATGATTTATTAAGAGAAGTAGTTAAATTAGCTGGCCGGTATAAAGTACGTATTCACACCCATGCTTCGGAAAATAAAGGGGAAGTGGAGTTCGTACTGCAGGATCGGGGGATGCGGAACGTCCTTTACCTAGAAAAACTGGGGATGACTGCTCCTAATTTAATTTTAGCCCACTGCATTCACTTAGATGAACAGGAAATGAAAGTTTTGGCCGAGTCCAAAACTAAAATTGCCCACTGCCCCTCTTCTAATTTAAAACTGGCCTCGGGTATTGCTAAAATTCCGGAACTCTTGGATTTAGGAGCAGAAGTATCAATTGCGGCCGATGGAGCTCCCTGTAATAATAATTTAGACGCCTTTATTGAAATGCGGATGGCAGCGTTAATTCAAAAGCCGTTTTACGGACCAACGTCCATGCCGGCCCATAAGGTTTTTGAAATGGCTACCATAGGTGGAGCAAGGGCTATGGGCTTAGAGAACCAGATTGGTAGCTTGGAAGTGGGTAAAAAGGCAGACGTGGTGATTGTGGATTTAGACGAAATGAGAACAACTCCCAATGAAGGAGTAAACATATATACCCAATTAGTTTACCAGGCCCAGAGCAGCAATGTTTTAACGACTATAGTTGATGGAAAAATTGTTATGGAAAACCGGATGTTAAAAACAATGGATGAGGCGGAAGTTCGCCGGAAAGCCAATGAAAGTTTAAAACGAGTAGCTAACCGGGTTGGGGTTAGCTTAGCCTAG
- the sdaAB gene encoding L-serine ammonia-lyase, iron-sulfur-dependent subunit beta, which translates to MDILDIIGPVMIGPSSSHTAGAVRLGKVGRLVLGEEPKKAKIFLHGSFKETYRGHGTDRALVAGLLGFDTADSRIRDSLELASKQGLVYEFLPIELPEAHPNTVYMELFGAKNTARITGSSIGGGSVLITDINGFPVKITAKYPTLIVPHEDRPGAVAKVTSVLSWHGINIAQMSVARQKKGAQALMVIETDQPVEEETFLEIKGLPGITGGFTIPPL; encoded by the coding sequence ATGGATATTTTAGATATTATCGGACCTGTAATGATTGGACCCTCTAGCTCCCATACCGCTGGAGCGGTGCGGCTTGGAAAAGTAGGACGGCTGGTCCTGGGGGAAGAGCCGAAAAAAGCGAAAATTTTTTTGCATGGTTCTTTTAAGGAGACCTATCGAGGCCACGGCACCGACCGGGCGCTGGTTGCCGGACTCTTAGGTTTTGATACTGCTGACTCGCGGATTCGCGATAGTTTGGAACTTGCCAGTAAACAGGGATTGGTTTATGAATTTTTACCTATAGAATTACCCGAAGCTCACCCTAACACGGTATATATGGAGTTGTTTGGTGCTAAAAACACAGCCAGGATTACTGGCAGTTCCATTGGCGGAGGGTCAGTGTTGATTACTGATATTAATGGCTTTCCGGTAAAGATCACCGCTAAATATCCAACCTTAATTGTTCCGCATGAGGACCGTCCGGGAGCGGTGGCCAAGGTTACCTCGGTTTTATCCTGGCACGGAATAAATATAGCCCAAATGAGTGTTGCCCGGCAAAAAAAGGGTGCCCAAGCTTTAATGGTAATTGAAACCGACCAACCGGTGGAGGAGGAAACTTTTCTGGAAATAAAAGGGCTACCGGGAATTACCGGTGGTTTTACAATACCCCCGCTTTAA